Proteins encoded together in one Nostoc sp. PCC 7524 window:
- a CDS encoding DUF433 domain-containing protein encodes MDYQNIITIEPEKRSGKPCIRGMRITVYDILEYLASGMTETEILEDFSELTSEDIKACLAFAADRERKLFVTSL; translated from the coding sequence ATGGACTACCAAAATATCATCACAATTGAACCTGAAAAACGTAGTGGTAAACCTTGCATTCGAGGAATGAGAATTACGGTGTATGACATTTTGGAATATTTAGCTAGTGGGATGACGGAGACAGAAATTTTAGAAGACTTTTCGGAACTTACATCTGAAGATATCAAAGCTTGTTTGGCTTTTGCGGCTGACCGCGAGAGAAAATTATTTGTAACATCCCTGTGA
- a CDS encoding DUF5615 family PIN-like protein yields the protein MKLLLDENLSDRIIPQIVDIYPNSTHVKLLALTQSDDLLIWEYAKAHDFVIVSKDSDFHQRSLVYGHPPKFIYLRVGNCSTAKIVQILRENYTTISIFGNAEQESILVLT from the coding sequence GTGAAACTACTTTTAGACGAAAATCTTTCTGACAGAATTATTCCTCAGATTGTGGATATTTATCCGAATTCAACACACGTAAAATTACTCGCACTTACCCAAAGTGATGATTTATTGATTTGGGAATATGCCAAAGCTCATGATTTTGTGATTGTTTCCAAGGATTCTGATTTTCATCAGCGTAGTCTTGTCTACGGTCATCCGCCAAAATTTATCTATCTCCGTGTCGGTAACTGCTCCACTGCCAAAATTGTGCAAATATTACGGGAAAATTACACCACAATTAGCATTTTTGGCAATGCAGAGCAAGAAAGTATTCTAGTATTAACATGA
- a CDS encoding ribonuclease D, producing MPYLSDAREISAIVAEYTQATTLWIDTEVAEYKSRNPRLSLIQVLDDPHDMSGDRVYLLDVLNQPEVIAEFIEQIMVNPAIEKVFHNANFDLKFLGNKQAKNITCTWELAKKIPYYLLPLPNYQLQTLATELCNFNYIDKQEQSSDWGRRPLSEEQIEYAYLDCIYLAQIHQGLLELQLVSNPDPESEDLTVLGAQFTQIEEQWKLLNSEYEHLQERLRRAMQAQNVSETAFYKLSSYERKVVKVQFVELARLVENQGINLDFPVTLTQKLQKDLGENLEQLSVDIEQSTSWRLSPQKPGSDAQEA from the coding sequence ATGCCATATTTGAGTGATGCGCGTGAGATTAGTGCCATAGTTGCCGAATATACTCAAGCTACTACTCTGTGGATAGATACCGAAGTAGCAGAATATAAAAGTCGTAATCCTAGATTATCACTGATTCAGGTCTTAGATGATCCTCACGATATGAGTGGCGATCGCGTTTACCTTTTAGATGTCCTGAATCAGCCTGAAGTCATAGCTGAATTTATTGAGCAGATTATGGTCAATCCAGCTATTGAAAAGGTGTTTCACAATGCTAACTTTGATCTGAAATTTCTTGGTAATAAACAAGCTAAAAATATCACTTGCACCTGGGAATTAGCTAAAAAAATTCCTTACTATCTTTTACCATTACCAAACTACCAATTACAAACTTTAGCTACAGAATTATGTAATTTTAATTATATTGATAAACAAGAACAAAGTAGCGATTGGGGACGCAGACCACTGAGTGAAGAACAAATTGAATATGCTTATTTAGACTGTATTTATCTTGCTCAAATACATCAAGGTTTGTTAGAATTACAATTAGTAAGTAACCCAGACCCGGAATCAGAAGATTTAACAGTTCTGGGCGCACAGTTCACTCAAATTGAAGAACAGTGGAAGCTGTTAAATTCTGAGTATGAGCATCTACAAGAGCGTTTAAGAAGAGCGATGCAAGCTCAAAATGTCTCAGAAACGGCGTTTTATAAACTGAGTAGTTACGAACGCAAAGTTGTCAAAGTGCAGTTTGTAGAACTGGCAAGACTGGTAGAAAACCAAGGGATTAATTTAGATTTTCCGGTTACACTCACTCAGAAGCTGCAAAAAGATTTAGGGGAGAATCTCGAACAGTTGTCTGTAGATATCGAACAAAGTACATCTTGGCGGCTGTCTCCTCAAAAACCGGGAAGTGATGCACAGGAGGCATAA
- a CDS encoding tetratricopeptide repeat protein, with product MKLRLLEQGRVKFNKILTIGVFTALSAITIVSCSNTKDVLVTEIGVNPPSRRASKNSQAGSAYIQGQKQHAQGNLQAAIASYNQALSQDPEYAAAYKARGLTYFDLGDKQKAIADYNEAIRLAANDAEAFNLRGNARASLGDQRGAITDYNEAIRLSPNYAEAYNNRGNALSVQGDKSGSIEDFNQAIRLNPRYAIAYNNRGNARAAQGDLQGAISDYNQAIRLNRNFGPAYNNRGNARAAQGDRQAALQDLQKAADIFQKQNNNDLYQQVMNNIQELGQ from the coding sequence ATGAAACTGCGGTTATTGGAGCAAGGGCGGGTGAAGTTCAACAAAATATTGACTATAGGTGTGTTTACCGCACTAAGCGCAATTACCATTGTTTCTTGTAGTAACACTAAAGACGTTTTAGTGACGGAAATTGGAGTCAATCCTCCTAGCCGTCGGGCAAGTAAAAACTCTCAAGCTGGTTCAGCTTATATTCAAGGACAAAAACAGCACGCTCAAGGTAATTTGCAAGCAGCGATCGCCTCCTATAATCAAGCTCTCAGTCAAGATCCGGAATATGCTGCTGCTTACAAAGCCAGAGGATTAACTTACTTTGATTTAGGAGACAAACAAAAAGCGATCGCAGATTACAACGAAGCCATTCGCCTTGCTGCCAACGATGCGGAAGCCTTCAATCTTCGGGGCAACGCCCGCGCATCTCTGGGTGATCAAAGAGGCGCGATTACAGACTACAACGAAGCGATTCGCCTGTCTCCCAATTATGCCGAAGCCTACAATAATCGGGGCAATGCCCTTTCTGTACAGGGAGACAAAAGCGGCTCTATCGAAGATTTTAACCAAGCTATTCGCCTCAATCCCAGATATGCGATCGCCTACAACAACCGAGGTAACGCCCGTGCTGCTCAAGGTGACTTACAAGGGGCAATCAGCGATTATAACCAAGCCATTCGCCTCAATCGTAATTTTGGCCCCGCTTACAACAACCGGGGAAACGCCCGTGCAGCCCAAGGTGACAGACAAGCAGCCTTACAAGACTTGCAAAAAGCGGCAGATATTTTTCAGAAACAAAACAATAATGATTTATACCAACAGGTGATGAACAACATCCAAGAATTGGGACAGTAG
- a CDS encoding sodium:solute symporter family protein: protein MSVETWTILIVGLSFVAYIYIGWQSRVKSSKDFYVAGQDIPSIANGAATAADWMSAASFISMAGLISFLGYDGSIYLMGWTGGYVLLALLLAPYLRKFGKYTVPDFVGDRYYSNIARLVAVVAAIFVSLTYVAGQMRGVGIVFSRFLQVDINTGVIIGMVIVGFFAVLGGMKGITWTQVAQYGVLILAYLIPAVAIAWILTGNPIPQLAFTFSDVATKLNQIQVDLGFQEYTQPFVNKSMLDVLFTTIALMVGTAGLPHIIVRFYTVPSVRAARFSAGWALLFIAILYTTAPALSMFARYNLIDSLHNHTVTEVQQLDWANKWEKTGLLTFEDKNQDGRFQLTPNKDTNEIKIDRDIIVLSTPEVAKLAPWVIALVAAGGLAAALSTASGLLLVISSSVAHDIYYRIIDSSASEHKRVFVGRVMVGLSLVLAGYFGVNPPGFVSEVVAFAFGLAAASFFPVIVLGIFDKRTNSQGAIAGMLTGLIFTIVYIIGVKFGGVQPWFFGVSPEGIGTLGMLINLVVTLVVSRLTPPPPAEIQAMVEDLRSPTIEDESEILLH, encoded by the coding sequence GTGTCAGTTGAAACTTGGACGATTTTAATAGTTGGACTGTCTTTTGTTGCTTATATTTACATCGGTTGGCAATCACGAGTTAAAAGTAGCAAAGACTTTTATGTAGCAGGACAAGATATCCCTTCTATTGCTAATGGTGCAGCCACCGCCGCCGATTGGATGTCTGCGGCTTCGTTTATTTCTATGGCGGGGCTGATTTCTTTTTTGGGTTACGACGGTTCTATCTATTTGATGGGATGGACTGGCGGTTATGTGCTGCTAGCTTTATTACTCGCTCCCTATCTGCGGAAATTTGGTAAGTATACAGTGCCAGATTTTGTAGGCGATCGCTACTATTCAAATATCGCTCGTTTAGTGGCAGTAGTAGCAGCCATTTTCGTCTCTCTTACCTACGTTGCTGGGCAAATGCGCGGTGTGGGTATTGTCTTTAGCCGTTTCTTACAGGTAGACATCAACACTGGTGTGATCATCGGGATGGTGATTGTCGGCTTTTTTGCTGTCTTAGGTGGGATGAAAGGCATCACCTGGACACAAGTAGCCCAGTACGGTGTGTTGATTTTAGCTTACTTGATTCCGGCTGTGGCGATCGCCTGGATACTCACTGGTAATCCCATCCCCCAGTTAGCGTTTACCTTTAGTGATGTTGCTACCAAACTCAATCAAATTCAGGTTGATTTAGGGTTTCAAGAATATACTCAGCCTTTTGTGAACAAGTCCATGCTAGATGTACTGTTCACCACAATTGCCTTGATGGTGGGTACGGCTGGCTTACCTCATATTATCGTTAGGTTTTACACAGTTCCCAGTGTACGGGCTGCTAGGTTTTCTGCTGGTTGGGCATTGTTATTCATTGCCATTCTGTACACTACAGCACCGGCACTTTCCATGTTTGCCCGTTATAACTTGATTGATTCTCTGCATAATCACACAGTCACAGAAGTACAGCAGTTAGACTGGGCGAACAAGTGGGAAAAAACGGGACTGCTGACATTCGAGGATAAAAATCAAGATGGGCGTTTTCAGTTAACCCCTAATAAAGACACCAACGAAATTAAAATTGACCGAGATATCATTGTGCTATCTACCCCAGAGGTAGCCAAACTCGCCCCGTGGGTGATTGCTTTGGTAGCAGCTGGTGGGTTAGCGGCGGCTTTATCTACAGCATCAGGTTTGTTGCTAGTTATATCTAGTTCCGTTGCTCATGATATTTATTACCGCATTATTGATTCCAGCGCCTCAGAACACAAACGGGTGTTTGTCGGGCGTGTGATGGTGGGTTTATCCTTGGTGTTGGCTGGTTACTTTGGTGTAAATCCGCCGGGGTTTGTGAGTGAAGTGGTAGCTTTTGCCTTTGGTTTAGCAGCTGCTAGCTTCTTCCCAGTGATAGTTTTGGGGATTTTCGATAAGCGTACCAATTCCCAAGGTGCGATCGCGGGGATGTTGACAGGATTAATTTTTACCATTGTCTACATCATCGGTGTGAAGTTCGGAGGTGTACAGCCTTGGTTTTTTGGCGTATCTCCCGAAGGGATTGGTACTTTGGGTATGCTGATTAACTTGGTGGTGACGCTAGTAGTTTCTCGTCTCACCCCTCCACCGCCAGCCGAGATTCAGGCGATGGTAGAAGATTTACGTTCTCCGACAATTGAAGATGAATCTGAAATACTTCTGCACTAA
- a CDS encoding DUF4212 domain-containing protein: protein MNEHQRQSYWRANTALIRNLLIIWVLVSLVFSILLVQPLNGFRFFGVPFGFWMAQQGSILVFVGLIFVYAFQMDKLDRKYNIKK, encoded by the coding sequence ATGAATGAACATCAACGTCAATCTTATTGGCGTGCTAATACGGCTTTAATTCGCAATCTTTTAATTATTTGGGTACTGGTTTCCCTAGTTTTTAGTATTTTGTTAGTTCAACCATTGAATGGATTTCGCTTTTTTGGCGTACCGTTCGGCTTTTGGATGGCACAACAAGGATCAATCCTCGTATTTGTAGGATTGATTTTCGTTTATGCCTTTCAAATGGACAAATTAGACCGCAAATATAATATCAAGAAGTAA
- a CDS encoding aspartate kinase encodes MALIVQKYGGTSVGSVERIQAVAQRVYKTVQAGNSLVVVVSAMGKTTDGLVKLANGISRNPCRREMDMLLSTGEQVTIALLSMALQEIGQPAISMTGAQVGIVTEAEHTRARILQIETERLMRHIDDGKVVVVAGFQGISSNGELEITTLGRGGSDTSAVALAAALQANFCEIYTDVPGILTTDPRLVPEAQLMDEITSDEMLELASLGAKVLHPRAVEIARNYCVPLVVRSSWTDDPGTWVTTPQHQERSLINLEIARPVDTVEFDTNQARVALLRVPDKPGVAARLFGEISHQNVDVDLIIQSIHEGNSNDIAFTVTTPILKRAEAVAEAIAPALRSTSDPHTDEAEVMVEQDIAKVSIAGAGMIGRPGVAAKMFATLAAARVNIHMISTSEVKVSCVVDAADCDRAVTALCTAFEIVASPTSLASPAAPTVSHPAVRGVALDLNQVRLAIRQVPDRPGMAAKLFGILAEHNISVDMIIQSQRCRVVDGVPKRDIAFTVPRMDGETAQQLLTQAAVDLGWGDVVLDSAIAKVSIVGAGMVGHPGVAAKMFEALAQHQINIQMIATSEIKISCVVAQEQGVQALQVIHAAFGLAGSQKFVVPA; translated from the coding sequence ATGGCGCTTATAGTTCAGAAATACGGTGGTACATCTGTCGGTTCAGTCGAACGCATCCAAGCTGTGGCACAGCGTGTCTACAAAACTGTGCAAGCGGGAAACTCTCTGGTAGTAGTGGTTTCCGCAATGGGGAAAACCACCGATGGACTTGTTAAGTTAGCCAATGGAATTTCTCGCAATCCCTGCCGCCGGGAAATGGATATGTTGCTTTCCACTGGTGAGCAAGTCACCATTGCGTTACTCAGTATGGCGTTGCAGGAAATTGGACAACCAGCCATCTCTATGACTGGCGCTCAAGTGGGTATTGTGACTGAAGCTGAACACACCCGCGCCCGGATTTTACAGATTGAAACAGAACGTCTGATGCGTCACATTGACGACGGCAAAGTAGTTGTAGTTGCGGGTTTTCAAGGTATCTCTAGCAACGGAGAACTGGAAATTACAACTTTGGGACGTGGTGGTTCTGATACATCGGCTGTAGCTTTGGCGGCAGCATTACAGGCAAATTTTTGTGAAATTTATACAGATGTGCCAGGGATTTTAACTACAGATCCTCGTTTAGTTCCTGAAGCGCAGTTGATGGACGAAATCACCAGTGATGAAATGTTGGAACTAGCGAGTTTGGGTGCAAAAGTATTACATCCCCGTGCTGTGGAAATTGCTCGCAACTATTGTGTACCTTTAGTAGTGAGATCAAGTTGGACAGATGATCCTGGTACTTGGGTAACAACACCCCAACACCAAGAGCGATCGCTGATTAATTTAGAAATTGCCCGTCCCGTAGATACGGTAGAATTTGACACCAACCAAGCCAGGGTAGCACTATTGCGTGTACCTGATAAACCAGGGGTAGCAGCCAGATTATTTGGGGAAATTTCCCACCAAAATGTAGATGTAGATTTAATTATTCAATCCATCCATGAAGGTAACAGTAATGACATCGCTTTTACTGTCACCACACCCATATTAAAGCGAGCAGAAGCAGTAGCAGAAGCGATCGCCCCAGCCTTACGGAGTACATCCGATCCCCATACCGACGAAGCTGAGGTAATGGTAGAACAAGACATTGCTAAAGTTAGCATAGCTGGGGCAGGGATGATTGGTAGGCCTGGGGTAGCTGCCAAAATGTTTGCCACCTTAGCGGCAGCTAGGGTAAATATTCACATGATTTCTACCAGTGAAGTCAAGGTAAGTTGTGTAGTTGATGCAGCAGACTGCGATCGCGCCGTCACTGCCCTATGTACCGCCTTTGAAATCGTCGCTTCCCCGACTTCCCTAGCCTCTCCCGCCGCCCCGACAGTCTCCCATCCTGCTGTGCGCGGTGTCGCCTTGGACTTAAACCAAGTACGTTTAGCGATTCGCCAAGTCCCAGATCGTCCAGGAATGGCGGCAAAGTTGTTTGGCATACTAGCCGAACACAACATCAGCGTAGATATGATCATTCAATCTCAACGCTGCCGGGTAGTTGATGGTGTGCCGAAACGGGATATCGCCTTTACAGTACCTCGGATGGATGGGGAAACAGCCCAACAACTGCTAACTCAAGCCGCAGTAGATTTAGGTTGGGGTGATGTAGTTTTAGATAGTGCGATCGCCAAAGTCAGTATTGTCGGTGCAGGTATGGTAGGACACCCAGGTGTCGCCGCTAAAATGTTTGAGGCACTAGCCCAACACCAAATCAATATTCAAATGATTGCCACCTCAGAAATCAAAATTAGCTGCGTAGTGGCACAAGAACAAGGTGTACAAGCTTTGCAAGTCATTCACGCCGCCTTTGGGTTAGCTGGTAGCCAAAAATTTGTCGTACCAGCGTAG